In Nasonia vitripennis strain AsymCx chromosome 2, Nvit_psr_1.1, whole genome shotgun sequence, a genomic segment contains:
- the LOC100118112 gene encoding carnitine O-acetyltransferase isoform X1 — MAGKMSSFASSQIKNKTQNDSGSSLIHREGRNMQRLLTSLSSINKPLVYGGIKNVFNQQMASITSLQLNKHPLPKQPVPDLEKTAKLYLQTLQPLLSDKEYQNTEKVVQDFIKEGSIGRELYRKLQEKYEKTDNWMSDWWLRAAYLGYRDPVIVYSSPGTVGPSEKFNSKEDFYRCAAHLIGAVCNYNDLVKSCNMKQEMVRDAPLDMQPYAMILGTHRQPNKGIDQLLHIDDSKHIIIISNNNFFKLQLSDNINEEQLIATIKDIAERSRTPGKPVGILTGNHRDIWADDHLRLKILGSNSKILNDIETALFALCLDKELPKELFKNKNVESVYALESLTGCNSSLNAANRWHDKTVQYILSYDGFIGMQYEHSPCEGLPISVLHDHVLNYVKNKKSEKIKIPTNFPKAELLQFQLDASLENAIEKATFAVDKLSQDIDMECFMFDEFGANDIKKCKLSPDSFIQIAMQITFYKLHQKPPAHYESAALRRFKNARTECIRSTSNESVHFAKLMANGNVSVNAKKEAMIAAINAHKAYASKAVMGEGVDRLFFGLKMIAVDEKIKIPEFFSDVGYTKSTSFTLTSSQVAYKTASFMCYGPVVHNGYGCCYNPRPNDILFGCSSFSGCTETSTKSFANTLKESLHNMKKLAEV, encoded by the exons ATGGCTGGCAAAATGTCAAGTTTCGCGAGTTcacaaatcaaaaataaaaccca GAATGATTCTGGATCAAGCTTGATACACAGAGAAGGGAGAAACATGCAGAGATTACTAACAAGCCTTTCCTCTATAAATAAACCACTG gtTTATGGGGGAATAAAAAATGTGTTCAATCAACAAATGGCCAGCATAACATCTCTACAATTGAATAAACACCCACTTCCAAAACAACCAGTGCCAGACTTGGAAAAAACTGCAAAATTGTATTTACA aACATTGCAACCACTTCTCAGTGATAAAGAGTATCAAAATACAGAAAAAGTTGTTCAAGACTTCATTAAAGAAGGTAGCATAGGAAGAGAGCTCTACCGAAAATTACAAGAGAAATATGAAAAGACTGATAATTGG aTGAGCGACTGGTGGCTTCGGGCAGCTTATTTGGGTTACAGAGACCCTGTAATTGTTTATTCTAGTCCTGGTACAGTGGGCCCGTCTGAAAAGTTTAATTCTAAAGAAGATTTTTATAGATGTGCTGCACATCTGATTGGAGCTGTATGTAATTACAATGATTTAGTCAAAAG TTGCAACATGAAACAAGAAATGGTACGAGATGCTCCACTCGATATGCAACCTTACGCTATGATATTAGGAACTCATCGACAACCAAATAAAGGAATCGACCAACTATTACATATTGACGACTCAAAACACATAATCATTATcagtaataataat TTCTTCAAGCTTCAATTGTCTGATAATATCAATGAAGAGCAACTTATAGCAACTATAAAGGATATAGCAGAAAGATCACGTACCCCTGGAAAACCTGTGGGAATTTTAACAGGAAATCACAGAGATATATGGGCAGATGACCATTTAAGATTAAAAA TTCTTGGTTCAaacagtaaaattttgaatgataTTGAGACTGCCTTGTTTGCTCTCTGTCTTGACAAAGAATTACCAAaggaattatttaaaaacaaaaatgtagAATCTGTCTATGCATTAGAAAGTTTAACTGGTTGCAATTCGTCATTAAATGCAGCAAATAGATGGCATGATAAAACTGTTcaa tatATACTTTCATATGATGGATTTATTGGCATGCAATATGAGCATAGCCCATGTGAAGGACTTCCTATTTCTGTGTTGCATGATCATGTTTTGAATTATGT cAAGAATaagaaaagtgaaaaaataaaaatacctaCAAACTTTCCGAAAGCTGAACTTTTACAATTTCAACTAGATGCATCACTTGAAAATGCAATTGAAAAGGCAACATTTGCAGTGGATAA ACTATCACAAGACATTGACATGGAGTGTTTTATGTTTGATGAATTTGGAGCAAATGACATAAAAAAGTGCAAGTTGAGCCCTGACAGTTTCATTCAAATTGCTATGCAAATAACATTTTATAAGCTACATCAAAAACCACCAGCACATTATGAATCTGCAGCACTTCGTCGATTTAAAAATGCTAGAACTGAATGCATCAGATCAACAAGTAATGAGTCAGTTCATTTTGCTAAATTAATGGCTAATGGTAATGTGTCTGTGAATGCAAAGAAAGAAGCAATGATAGCAGCTATAAACGCACACAAGGCATATGCTAGCAAg GCTGTAATGGGAGAAGGAGTTGACCGCTTGTTCTTTGGATTAAAAATGATAGCAGtagatgaaaaaataaaaatacctgAATTTTTCTCTGATGTTGGTTACACAAAAAGTACTTCTTTTACTCTGACATCTAGTCAAGTTGCATACAAAACTGCTTCTTTCATGTGTTATGGTCCAGTTGTTCATAATGGTTATGGATGTTGTTATAATCCTAGACCAAATGATATACTCTTTGGatgttcttctttttctggATGTACTGAAACCTCTACTAAGAGCTTTGCTAATACACTAAAAGAATCTTTGCATAACATGAAAAAGCTTGCAGAAGTCTAA
- the LOC100118112 gene encoding carnitine O-acetyltransferase isoform X2 has product MNDSGSSLIHREGRNMQRLLTSLSSINKPLVYGGIKNVFNQQMASITSLQLNKHPLPKQPVPDLEKTAKLYLQTLQPLLSDKEYQNTEKVVQDFIKEGSIGRELYRKLQEKYEKTDNWMSDWWLRAAYLGYRDPVIVYSSPGTVGPSEKFNSKEDFYRCAAHLIGAVCNYNDLVKSCNMKQEMVRDAPLDMQPYAMILGTHRQPNKGIDQLLHIDDSKHIIIISNNNFFKLQLSDNINEEQLIATIKDIAERSRTPGKPVGILTGNHRDIWADDHLRLKILGSNSKILNDIETALFALCLDKELPKELFKNKNVESVYALESLTGCNSSLNAANRWHDKTVQYILSYDGFIGMQYEHSPCEGLPISVLHDHVLNYVKNKKSEKIKIPTNFPKAELLQFQLDASLENAIEKATFAVDKLSQDIDMECFMFDEFGANDIKKCKLSPDSFIQIAMQITFYKLHQKPPAHYESAALRRFKNARTECIRSTSNESVHFAKLMANGNVSVNAKKEAMIAAINAHKAYASKAVMGEGVDRLFFGLKMIAVDEKIKIPEFFSDVGYTKSTSFTLTSSQVAYKTASFMCYGPVVHNGYGCCYNPRPNDILFGCSSFSGCTETSTKSFANTLKESLHNMKKLAEV; this is encoded by the exons AT GAATGATTCTGGATCAAGCTTGATACACAGAGAAGGGAGAAACATGCAGAGATTACTAACAAGCCTTTCCTCTATAAATAAACCACTG gtTTATGGGGGAATAAAAAATGTGTTCAATCAACAAATGGCCAGCATAACATCTCTACAATTGAATAAACACCCACTTCCAAAACAACCAGTGCCAGACTTGGAAAAAACTGCAAAATTGTATTTACA aACATTGCAACCACTTCTCAGTGATAAAGAGTATCAAAATACAGAAAAAGTTGTTCAAGACTTCATTAAAGAAGGTAGCATAGGAAGAGAGCTCTACCGAAAATTACAAGAGAAATATGAAAAGACTGATAATTGG aTGAGCGACTGGTGGCTTCGGGCAGCTTATTTGGGTTACAGAGACCCTGTAATTGTTTATTCTAGTCCTGGTACAGTGGGCCCGTCTGAAAAGTTTAATTCTAAAGAAGATTTTTATAGATGTGCTGCACATCTGATTGGAGCTGTATGTAATTACAATGATTTAGTCAAAAG TTGCAACATGAAACAAGAAATGGTACGAGATGCTCCACTCGATATGCAACCTTACGCTATGATATTAGGAACTCATCGACAACCAAATAAAGGAATCGACCAACTATTACATATTGACGACTCAAAACACATAATCATTATcagtaataataat TTCTTCAAGCTTCAATTGTCTGATAATATCAATGAAGAGCAACTTATAGCAACTATAAAGGATATAGCAGAAAGATCACGTACCCCTGGAAAACCTGTGGGAATTTTAACAGGAAATCACAGAGATATATGGGCAGATGACCATTTAAGATTAAAAA TTCTTGGTTCAaacagtaaaattttgaatgataTTGAGACTGCCTTGTTTGCTCTCTGTCTTGACAAAGAATTACCAAaggaattatttaaaaacaaaaatgtagAATCTGTCTATGCATTAGAAAGTTTAACTGGTTGCAATTCGTCATTAAATGCAGCAAATAGATGGCATGATAAAACTGTTcaa tatATACTTTCATATGATGGATTTATTGGCATGCAATATGAGCATAGCCCATGTGAAGGACTTCCTATTTCTGTGTTGCATGATCATGTTTTGAATTATGT cAAGAATaagaaaagtgaaaaaataaaaatacctaCAAACTTTCCGAAAGCTGAACTTTTACAATTTCAACTAGATGCATCACTTGAAAATGCAATTGAAAAGGCAACATTTGCAGTGGATAA ACTATCACAAGACATTGACATGGAGTGTTTTATGTTTGATGAATTTGGAGCAAATGACATAAAAAAGTGCAAGTTGAGCCCTGACAGTTTCATTCAAATTGCTATGCAAATAACATTTTATAAGCTACATCAAAAACCACCAGCACATTATGAATCTGCAGCACTTCGTCGATTTAAAAATGCTAGAACTGAATGCATCAGATCAACAAGTAATGAGTCAGTTCATTTTGCTAAATTAATGGCTAATGGTAATGTGTCTGTGAATGCAAAGAAAGAAGCAATGATAGCAGCTATAAACGCACACAAGGCATATGCTAGCAAg GCTGTAATGGGAGAAGGAGTTGACCGCTTGTTCTTTGGATTAAAAATGATAGCAGtagatgaaaaaataaaaatacctgAATTTTTCTCTGATGTTGGTTACACAAAAAGTACTTCTTTTACTCTGACATCTAGTCAAGTTGCATACAAAACTGCTTCTTTCATGTGTTATGGTCCAGTTGTTCATAATGGTTATGGATGTTGTTATAATCCTAGACCAAATGATATACTCTTTGGatgttcttctttttctggATGTACTGAAACCTCTACTAAGAGCTTTGCTAATACACTAAAAGAATCTTTGCATAACATGAAAAAGCTTGCAGAAGTCTAA
- the LOC100118112 gene encoding carnitine O-acetyltransferase isoform X4, with protein sequence MQRLLTSLSSINKPLVYGGIKNVFNQQMASITSLQLNKHPLPKQPVPDLEKTAKLYLQTLQPLLSDKEYQNTEKVVQDFIKEGSIGRELYRKLQEKYEKTDNWMSDWWLRAAYLGYRDPVIVYSSPGTVGPSEKFNSKEDFYRCAAHLIGAVCNYNDLVKSCNMKQEMVRDAPLDMQPYAMILGTHRQPNKGIDQLLHIDDSKHIIIISNNNFFKLQLSDNINEEQLIATIKDIAERSRTPGKPVGILTGNHRDIWADDHLRLKILGSNSKILNDIETALFALCLDKELPKELFKNKNVESVYALESLTGCNSSLNAANRWHDKTVQYILSYDGFIGMQYEHSPCEGLPISVLHDHVLNYVKNKKSEKIKIPTNFPKAELLQFQLDASLENAIEKATFAVDKLSQDIDMECFMFDEFGANDIKKCKLSPDSFIQIAMQITFYKLHQKPPAHYESAALRRFKNARTECIRSTSNESVHFAKLMANGNVSVNAKKEAMIAAINAHKAYASKAVMGEGVDRLFFGLKMIAVDEKIKIPEFFSDVGYTKSTSFTLTSSQVAYKTASFMCYGPVVHNGYGCCYNPRPNDILFGCSSFSGCTETSTKSFANTLKESLHNMKKLAEV encoded by the exons ATGCAGAGATTACTAACAAGCCTTTCCTCTATAAATAAACCACTG gtTTATGGGGGAATAAAAAATGTGTTCAATCAACAAATGGCCAGCATAACATCTCTACAATTGAATAAACACCCACTTCCAAAACAACCAGTGCCAGACTTGGAAAAAACTGCAAAATTGTATTTACA aACATTGCAACCACTTCTCAGTGATAAAGAGTATCAAAATACAGAAAAAGTTGTTCAAGACTTCATTAAAGAAGGTAGCATAGGAAGAGAGCTCTACCGAAAATTACAAGAGAAATATGAAAAGACTGATAATTGG aTGAGCGACTGGTGGCTTCGGGCAGCTTATTTGGGTTACAGAGACCCTGTAATTGTTTATTCTAGTCCTGGTACAGTGGGCCCGTCTGAAAAGTTTAATTCTAAAGAAGATTTTTATAGATGTGCTGCACATCTGATTGGAGCTGTATGTAATTACAATGATTTAGTCAAAAG TTGCAACATGAAACAAGAAATGGTACGAGATGCTCCACTCGATATGCAACCTTACGCTATGATATTAGGAACTCATCGACAACCAAATAAAGGAATCGACCAACTATTACATATTGACGACTCAAAACACATAATCATTATcagtaataataat TTCTTCAAGCTTCAATTGTCTGATAATATCAATGAAGAGCAACTTATAGCAACTATAAAGGATATAGCAGAAAGATCACGTACCCCTGGAAAACCTGTGGGAATTTTAACAGGAAATCACAGAGATATATGGGCAGATGACCATTTAAGATTAAAAA TTCTTGGTTCAaacagtaaaattttgaatgataTTGAGACTGCCTTGTTTGCTCTCTGTCTTGACAAAGAATTACCAAaggaattatttaaaaacaaaaatgtagAATCTGTCTATGCATTAGAAAGTTTAACTGGTTGCAATTCGTCATTAAATGCAGCAAATAGATGGCATGATAAAACTGTTcaa tatATACTTTCATATGATGGATTTATTGGCATGCAATATGAGCATAGCCCATGTGAAGGACTTCCTATTTCTGTGTTGCATGATCATGTTTTGAATTATGT cAAGAATaagaaaagtgaaaaaataaaaatacctaCAAACTTTCCGAAAGCTGAACTTTTACAATTTCAACTAGATGCATCACTTGAAAATGCAATTGAAAAGGCAACATTTGCAGTGGATAA ACTATCACAAGACATTGACATGGAGTGTTTTATGTTTGATGAATTTGGAGCAAATGACATAAAAAAGTGCAAGTTGAGCCCTGACAGTTTCATTCAAATTGCTATGCAAATAACATTTTATAAGCTACATCAAAAACCACCAGCACATTATGAATCTGCAGCACTTCGTCGATTTAAAAATGCTAGAACTGAATGCATCAGATCAACAAGTAATGAGTCAGTTCATTTTGCTAAATTAATGGCTAATGGTAATGTGTCTGTGAATGCAAAGAAAGAAGCAATGATAGCAGCTATAAACGCACACAAGGCATATGCTAGCAAg GCTGTAATGGGAGAAGGAGTTGACCGCTTGTTCTTTGGATTAAAAATGATAGCAGtagatgaaaaaataaaaatacctgAATTTTTCTCTGATGTTGGTTACACAAAAAGTACTTCTTTTACTCTGACATCTAGTCAAGTTGCATACAAAACTGCTTCTTTCATGTGTTATGGTCCAGTTGTTCATAATGGTTATGGATGTTGTTATAATCCTAGACCAAATGATATACTCTTTGGatgttcttctttttctggATGTACTGAAACCTCTACTAAGAGCTTTGCTAATACACTAAAAGAATCTTTGCATAACATGAAAAAGCTTGCAGAAGTCTAA
- the LOC100118112 gene encoding carnitine O-acetyltransferase isoform X5, protein MDDGCREDCEEEGNTNELLAREGKRERERERERITHTETGDSRYSLCDISVHSHKRAQPQHLVLRAGYSRVYVKAHVELIKLLACTLDRSQELTINTRGENDSGSSLIHREGRNMQRLLTSLSSINKPLVYGGIKNVFNQQMASITSLQLNKHPLPKQPVPDLEKTAKLYLQTLQPLLSDKEYQNTEKVVQDFIKEGSIGRELYRKLQEKYEKTDNWMSDWWLRAAYLGYRDPVIVYSSPGTVGPSEKFNSKEDFYRCAAHLIGAVCNYNDLVKSCNMKQEMVRDAPLDMQPYAMILGTHRQPNKGIDQLLHIDDSKHIIIISNNNFFKLQLSDNINEEQLIATIKDIAERSRTPGKPVGILTGNHRDIWADDHLRLKILGSNSKILNDIETALFALCLDKELPKELFKNKNVESVYALESLTGCNSSLNAANRWHDKTVQYILSYDGFIGMQYEHSPCEGLPISVLHDHVLNYVKNKKSEKIKIPTNFPKAELLQFQLDASLENAIEKATFAVDKLSQDIDMECFMFDEFGANDIKKCKLSPDSFIQIAMQITFYKLHQKPPAHYESAALRRFKNARTECIRSTSNESVHFAKLMANGNVSVNAKKEAMIAAINAHKAYASKAVMGEGVDRLFFGLKMIAVDEKIKIPEFFSDVGYTKSTSFTLTSSQVAYKTASFMCYGPVVHNGYGCCYNPRPNDILFGCSSFSGCTETSTKSFANTLKESLHNMKKLAEV, encoded by the exons ATGGATGACGGATGCAGGGAAGACTGCGAGGAGGAGGGAAACACGAACGAGTtgctcgcgcgagagggaaagagagagagagagagagagagagagagaattacgCACACGGAAACTGGAGATTCGCGCTACTCCCTGTGCGATATATCCGTCCACTCACACAAACGCGCACAGCCTCAACACCTTGTGCTGCGCGCAGGATACTCGCGGGTGTACGTAAAAGCGCACGTAGAGCTTATAAAACTGCTGGCGTGTACGCTCGACCGGTCGCAAGAGCTGACGATAAACACTAGGGGCGA GAATGATTCTGGATCAAGCTTGATACACAGAGAAGGGAGAAACATGCAGAGATTACTAACAAGCCTTTCCTCTATAAATAAACCACTG gtTTATGGGGGAATAAAAAATGTGTTCAATCAACAAATGGCCAGCATAACATCTCTACAATTGAATAAACACCCACTTCCAAAACAACCAGTGCCAGACTTGGAAAAAACTGCAAAATTGTATTTACA aACATTGCAACCACTTCTCAGTGATAAAGAGTATCAAAATACAGAAAAAGTTGTTCAAGACTTCATTAAAGAAGGTAGCATAGGAAGAGAGCTCTACCGAAAATTACAAGAGAAATATGAAAAGACTGATAATTGG aTGAGCGACTGGTGGCTTCGGGCAGCTTATTTGGGTTACAGAGACCCTGTAATTGTTTATTCTAGTCCTGGTACAGTGGGCCCGTCTGAAAAGTTTAATTCTAAAGAAGATTTTTATAGATGTGCTGCACATCTGATTGGAGCTGTATGTAATTACAATGATTTAGTCAAAAG TTGCAACATGAAACAAGAAATGGTACGAGATGCTCCACTCGATATGCAACCTTACGCTATGATATTAGGAACTCATCGACAACCAAATAAAGGAATCGACCAACTATTACATATTGACGACTCAAAACACATAATCATTATcagtaataataat TTCTTCAAGCTTCAATTGTCTGATAATATCAATGAAGAGCAACTTATAGCAACTATAAAGGATATAGCAGAAAGATCACGTACCCCTGGAAAACCTGTGGGAATTTTAACAGGAAATCACAGAGATATATGGGCAGATGACCATTTAAGATTAAAAA TTCTTGGTTCAaacagtaaaattttgaatgataTTGAGACTGCCTTGTTTGCTCTCTGTCTTGACAAAGAATTACCAAaggaattatttaaaaacaaaaatgtagAATCTGTCTATGCATTAGAAAGTTTAACTGGTTGCAATTCGTCATTAAATGCAGCAAATAGATGGCATGATAAAACTGTTcaa tatATACTTTCATATGATGGATTTATTGGCATGCAATATGAGCATAGCCCATGTGAAGGACTTCCTATTTCTGTGTTGCATGATCATGTTTTGAATTATGT cAAGAATaagaaaagtgaaaaaataaaaatacctaCAAACTTTCCGAAAGCTGAACTTTTACAATTTCAACTAGATGCATCACTTGAAAATGCAATTGAAAAGGCAACATTTGCAGTGGATAA ACTATCACAAGACATTGACATGGAGTGTTTTATGTTTGATGAATTTGGAGCAAATGACATAAAAAAGTGCAAGTTGAGCCCTGACAGTTTCATTCAAATTGCTATGCAAATAACATTTTATAAGCTACATCAAAAACCACCAGCACATTATGAATCTGCAGCACTTCGTCGATTTAAAAATGCTAGAACTGAATGCATCAGATCAACAAGTAATGAGTCAGTTCATTTTGCTAAATTAATGGCTAATGGTAATGTGTCTGTGAATGCAAAGAAAGAAGCAATGATAGCAGCTATAAACGCACACAAGGCATATGCTAGCAAg GCTGTAATGGGAGAAGGAGTTGACCGCTTGTTCTTTGGATTAAAAATGATAGCAGtagatgaaaaaataaaaatacctgAATTTTTCTCTGATGTTGGTTACACAAAAAGTACTTCTTTTACTCTGACATCTAGTCAAGTTGCATACAAAACTGCTTCTTTCATGTGTTATGGTCCAGTTGTTCATAATGGTTATGGATGTTGTTATAATCCTAGACCAAATGATATACTCTTTGGatgttcttctttttctggATGTACTGAAACCTCTACTAAGAGCTTTGCTAATACACTAAAAGAATCTTTGCATAACATGAAAAAGCTTGCAGAAGTCTAA
- the LOC100118112 gene encoding carnitine O-acetyltransferase isoform X3 translates to MNDSGSSLIHREGRNMQRLLTSLSSINKPLVYGGIKNVFNQQMASITSLQLNKHPLPKQPVPDLEKTAKLYLQTLQPLLSDKEYQNTEKVVQDFIKEGSIGRELYRKLQEKYEKTDNWMSDWWLRAAYLGYRDPVIVYSSPGTVGPSEKFNSKEDFYRCAAHLIGAVCNYNDLVKSCNMKQEMVRDAPLDMQPYAMILGTHRQPNKGIDQLLHIDDSKHIIIISNNNFFKLQLSDNINEEQLIATIKDIAERSRTPGKPVGILTGNHRDIWADDHLRLKILGSNSKILNDIETALFALCLDKELPKELFKNKNVESVYALESLTGCNSSLNAANRWHDKTVQYILSYDGFIGMQYEHSPCEGLPISVLHDHVLNYVKNKKSEKIKIPTNFPKAELLQFQLDASLENAIEKATFAVDKLSQDIDMECFMFDEFGANDIKKCKLSPDSFIQIAMQITFYKLHQKPPAHYESAALRRFKNARTECIRSTSNESVHFAKLMANGNVSVNAKKEAMIAAINAHKAYASKAVMGEGVDRLFFGLKMIAVDEKIKIPEFFSDVGYTKSTSFTLTSSQVAYKTASFMCYGPVVHNGYGCCYNPRPNDILFGCSSFSGCTETSTKSFANTLKESLHNMKKLAEV, encoded by the exons at GAATGATTCTGGATCAAGCTTGATACACAGAGAAGGGAGAAACATGCAGAGATTACTAACAAGCCTTTCCTCTATAAATAAACCACTG gtTTATGGGGGAATAAAAAATGTGTTCAATCAACAAATGGCCAGCATAACATCTCTACAATTGAATAAACACCCACTTCCAAAACAACCAGTGCCAGACTTGGAAAAAACTGCAAAATTGTATTTACA aACATTGCAACCACTTCTCAGTGATAAAGAGTATCAAAATACAGAAAAAGTTGTTCAAGACTTCATTAAAGAAGGTAGCATAGGAAGAGAGCTCTACCGAAAATTACAAGAGAAATATGAAAAGACTGATAATTGG aTGAGCGACTGGTGGCTTCGGGCAGCTTATTTGGGTTACAGAGACCCTGTAATTGTTTATTCTAGTCCTGGTACAGTGGGCCCGTCTGAAAAGTTTAATTCTAAAGAAGATTTTTATAGATGTGCTGCACATCTGATTGGAGCTGTATGTAATTACAATGATTTAGTCAAAAG TTGCAACATGAAACAAGAAATGGTACGAGATGCTCCACTCGATATGCAACCTTACGCTATGATATTAGGAACTCATCGACAACCAAATAAAGGAATCGACCAACTATTACATATTGACGACTCAAAACACATAATCATTATcagtaataataat TTCTTCAAGCTTCAATTGTCTGATAATATCAATGAAGAGCAACTTATAGCAACTATAAAGGATATAGCAGAAAGATCACGTACCCCTGGAAAACCTGTGGGAATTTTAACAGGAAATCACAGAGATATATGGGCAGATGACCATTTAAGATTAAAAA TTCTTGGTTCAaacagtaaaattttgaatgataTTGAGACTGCCTTGTTTGCTCTCTGTCTTGACAAAGAATTACCAAaggaattatttaaaaacaaaaatgtagAATCTGTCTATGCATTAGAAAGTTTAACTGGTTGCAATTCGTCATTAAATGCAGCAAATAGATGGCATGATAAAACTGTTcaa tatATACTTTCATATGATGGATTTATTGGCATGCAATATGAGCATAGCCCATGTGAAGGACTTCCTATTTCTGTGTTGCATGATCATGTTTTGAATTATGT cAAGAATaagaaaagtgaaaaaataaaaatacctaCAAACTTTCCGAAAGCTGAACTTTTACAATTTCAACTAGATGCATCACTTGAAAATGCAATTGAAAAGGCAACATTTGCAGTGGATAA ACTATCACAAGACATTGACATGGAGTGTTTTATGTTTGATGAATTTGGAGCAAATGACATAAAAAAGTGCAAGTTGAGCCCTGACAGTTTCATTCAAATTGCTATGCAAATAACATTTTATAAGCTACATCAAAAACCACCAGCACATTATGAATCTGCAGCACTTCGTCGATTTAAAAATGCTAGAACTGAATGCATCAGATCAACAAGTAATGAGTCAGTTCATTTTGCTAAATTAATGGCTAATGGTAATGTGTCTGTGAATGCAAAGAAAGAAGCAATGATAGCAGCTATAAACGCACACAAGGCATATGCTAGCAAg GCTGTAATGGGAGAAGGAGTTGACCGCTTGTTCTTTGGATTAAAAATGATAGCAGtagatgaaaaaataaaaatacctgAATTTTTCTCTGATGTTGGTTACACAAAAAGTACTTCTTTTACTCTGACATCTAGTCAAGTTGCATACAAAACTGCTTCTTTCATGTGTTATGGTCCAGTTGTTCATAATGGTTATGGATGTTGTTATAATCCTAGACCAAATGATATACTCTTTGGatgttcttctttttctggATGTACTGAAACCTCTACTAAGAGCTTTGCTAATACACTAAAAGAATCTTTGCATAACATGAAAAAGCTTGCAGAAGTCTAA
- the LOC100114946 gene encoding ras-related protein Rab-35: MARDYDHLFKLLIIGDSGVGKSSLLLRFADNTFNGNYITTIGVDFKIRTVDVDGERVKLQIWDTAGQERFRTITSTYYRGTHGVIVVYDVTSGDSFANVKRWLHEIEHNCDVVVNRILVGNKNDAPNQKVVLTEDAQRFANQMGIKLFETSAKDNTNVEEMFMAITREVLRTKKESKERQATKTNETVNLRKSTKQNRKKCC; the protein is encoded by the exons ATGGCCCGAGACTACGATCACTTGTTCAAGCTGCTCATCATCGGCGACAGCG gtgTTGGAAAAAGTTCATTGCTTCTGCGATTTGCGGACAATACATTTAATGGAAACTATATAACGACAATAGGTGTGGATTTCAAAATCCGCACAGTGGATGTAGATGGAGAAAGAGTGAAGCTACAAATCTGGGACACTGCAGGACAGGAGCGATTTCGGACAATAACTTCCACTTATTACAGAGGGACACATGGAGTTATAGTAGTATATGATGTCACAAGTGGAGACTCTTTTGCAAATGTCAAAAGATGGTTGCATGAGATTGAACACAATTGTGATGTTGTAGTCAACAGGATTCTAGTtggaaataaaaatgatgcacCAAATCAAAAAGTTGTGCTGACAGAAGATGCACAAAGATTTGCCAATCAGATGGGAATCAAATTGTTTGAGACTTCTGCTAAAGACAATACTAATGTTGAAGAA atgtttaTGGCAATAACACGAGAAGTTCTTCGtacgaaaaaagaaagtaaggAGAGACAAGCAACAAAGACCAACGAAACAGTCAATTTAAGGAAAAGCACCAAACAGAATAGGAAAAAATGTTGTTAG